A genome region from Nitrospirota bacterium includes the following:
- a CDS encoding TonB-dependent receptor, which produces MRRIVIGLIWALFIVPCQTAFVPAGSVALAQPAESSDERRTLTGFVENQDLRRIPQAIVEIRNQEGEVVEASVTNDAGEFSAVVPQEGTYSVSAIQDTYRSQYVVIKVGADKPAPLKLTLAMTQEIALDIVAPLPPIQYKASSETYSLSRKEIEQLPRGNNNDLNEVLATIPSAAMAPLKQLHIRQEHALLQLRIDGVPIPDTISTVFSDVVSPRTWERADVILGGLEAQYGNRTAAVIDITSKSGTKPGFGSLQYFGGSNATVNPSFEYGGTIGEKFRYYIMNSYTSTNRGIDPPTLGKSVFHDDHTRNQTYLRGDYQHDNRNNFTWLFLNSVAKYQIPTSPGQDANPTVVGLLQAQEPNFNPVASQNVNQFQRENNQYGHMVWRHDVDATQFFSLAGYVRQSRATFITDPFNSLAYTPNTTEPFSTASQDRMGLSLGVRLDYTNQVANQHLLKYGFQIDRTQASNKSRLFAFQRDGAGDPTGPVINIDGDRRLIGWREEFWVQDQYTPTDKLTLNLGLRYDQIQALTDSWQISPRIGATYKADESNVFHVFYGRLFTPPSLESVAFLVPNTAGTTAEPDNSTVRTPKPERSHYTEAGWYHAFGRLATLQITGYYKINENMSDAGQFGTTPLLNYFSFQRGWQRGIDGIVKVNFTDNLTGRGNVAWGQSKGYGLQSGHFLLNQAEINDINSKGGVFADHMQSMTSSANLTYRFLEQNTISGQMFYGSGLRTSLPGAKTNSTHMPSYTIYNASLTREIPLPYHQKFLLGFDIVNLFNQGFFYNSSEGSIGLGVAHANMPRSFFFRGQWFF; this is translated from the coding sequence ATGCGGCGTATCGTCATCGGCCTCATCTGGGCCTTATTCATTGTGCCGTGCCAGACGGCTTTCGTTCCGGCTGGTTCCGTCGCGCTGGCCCAGCCGGCCGAATCGTCCGACGAACGGCGGACGCTCACCGGGTTCGTCGAAAACCAGGACTTGCGGCGCATTCCGCAGGCCATCGTGGAGATTCGCAATCAAGAAGGGGAGGTCGTTGAGGCTTCGGTGACCAACGATGCCGGGGAATTTTCGGCCGTCGTCCCCCAGGAGGGCACCTACTCAGTCAGCGCGATCCAGGACACCTATCGCAGCCAATATGTGGTCATCAAGGTCGGGGCCGACAAACCGGCCCCGCTCAAGCTGACGTTGGCGATGACCCAGGAAATCGCGCTGGACATCGTGGCGCCCTTGCCGCCGATTCAATACAAGGCGTCCAGCGAGACCTACAGCCTGAGCCGCAAGGAGATCGAGCAGTTGCCCCGCGGCAACAACAACGACCTAAACGAAGTCCTCGCAACAATACCCAGCGCGGCCATGGCCCCGTTAAAACAACTCCATATCCGGCAGGAACATGCGCTCCTCCAGCTCCGCATCGACGGAGTGCCGATTCCGGACACCATCTCGACGGTGTTTTCCGACGTGGTCTCGCCGCGGACCTGGGAGCGCGCGGATGTCATTCTGGGCGGCCTGGAAGCGCAGTACGGCAACCGGACGGCGGCCGTGATCGATATCACCAGCAAGAGCGGCACCAAACCGGGATTCGGCTCGCTTCAGTACTTCGGCGGCTCCAATGCCACGGTCAATCCGTCCTTCGAATACGGAGGCACGATCGGGGAGAAGTTCCGGTACTACATCATGAACAGCTACACCTCCACGAACCGGGGCATCGATCCCCCGACGCTGGGGAAATCCGTCTTTCACGACGACCATACGCGGAATCAAACCTATCTGCGAGGCGACTACCAGCACGACAACCGCAACAACTTCACCTGGCTGTTCCTGAATTCCGTGGCGAAGTATCAGATTCCAACCTCGCCGGGGCAGGATGCCAACCCCACGGTGGTCGGGCTGCTCCAGGCGCAGGAGCCGAATTTCAACCCGGTGGCCTCGCAGAACGTCAACCAGTTCCAGCGCGAGAACAACCAGTACGGACACATGGTGTGGCGGCACGACGTGGATGCCACGCAGTTCTTCAGCCTGGCCGGCTATGTCCGCCAGTCGCGGGCCACGTTCATCACCGACCCGTTCAATTCGCTCGCCTACACACCGAATACGACGGAGCCCTTCTCCACCGCCAGCCAGGACCGCATGGGTTTATCGCTGGGCGTCCGGCTCGACTACACCAACCAAGTCGCGAACCAGCACCTACTGAAGTACGGATTCCAGATCGACCGGACCCAGGCGAGCAATAAGAGTCGACTCTTTGCCTTTCAGCGGGACGGGGCGGGCGATCCGACCGGCCCCGTTATCAACATCGACGGAGATCGGCGGCTTATCGGCTGGCGCGAGGAGTTCTGGGTCCAGGACCAGTATACGCCCACGGATAAATTGACCTTGAACCTGGGGCTACGGTATGACCAGATCCAGGCCTTGACCGACTCCTGGCAAATCAGCCCTCGGATCGGGGCCACTTACAAGGCCGACGAATCCAACGTGTTCCACGTCTTCTATGGCCGGCTGTTCACGCCCCCGAGTTTGGAGTCCGTGGCGTTTCTGGTGCCGAATACGGCCGGGACCACGGCGGAGCCGGACAACTCAACGGTCCGCACGCCCAAGCCGGAACGGTCGCACTATACGGAGGCCGGGTGGTATCATGCGTTTGGCCGTCTGGCGACCTTGCAGATCACAGGATACTACAAGATCAACGAGAACATGTCGGACGCAGGGCAGTTCGGGACCACCCCGCTGCTGAATTACTTTTCGTTTCAGCGCGGGTGGCAGCGCGGGATCGACGGTATTGTGAAAGTCAACTTCACCGATAACCTGACGGGCCGTGGCAATGTCGCCTGGGGACAGTCCAAGGGTTACGGGTTGCAGTCTGGACATTTCCTGCTGAATCAGGCCGAGATCAACGACATCAATTCCAAGGGCGGGGTCTTTGCCGACCACATGCAGTCCATGACGAGCTCGGCGAACCTGACCTATCGCTTCCTGGAGCAGAATACGATCTCCGGGCAGATGTTCTATGGGTCCGGGCTGCGCACCTCGCTGCCGGGGGCGAAGACAAACTCGACCCACATGCCGTCGTATACGATCTACAATGCCTCGTTGACGCGGGAAATCCCGCTTC
- a CDS encoding 3-deoxy-7-phosphoheptulonate synthase: MREPVDNRNVGEIRPLPPPREVKTSLPITPTAAELVVQTRHAIRDILHGTDKDHLLVIVGPCSIHDPQAAVAYAEALKRVADATKDRLLIVMRTYFEKPRTTVGWKGLINDPHLDGTCDIAAGFELARKVLLEINEHGIPCACELLDPVTPQYIADLLSWVAIGARTTESQIHREMASGLSMPVGFKNGTDGGLQVAVNAMTTARQPHSFVGINANGVTSIIKTLGNPDRHIVLRGGGGKTNYGPEDVVRAAALVAGEQIARPIMVDCSHDNSSKDHRRQSEVARSVARQFTGGQRAIMGLMLESNLHPGKQTWKAGAQLAYGVSITDACLGWDETESLLLELADVQARKAAPEPVSS; this comes from the coding sequence ATGCGCGAGCCGGTTGACAATAGGAACGTCGGCGAGATCAGGCCGCTCCCGCCTCCCCGCGAGGTCAAAACCAGTCTGCCGATCACGCCGACCGCCGCCGAACTCGTCGTGCAGACCCGCCATGCCATCCGGGACATCTTGCACGGTACGGACAAGGACCACCTGCTCGTCATCGTCGGCCCCTGTTCGATTCATGACCCGCAAGCCGCCGTCGCATATGCGGAAGCGTTGAAGCGAGTCGCCGATGCCACCAAGGACCGACTCTTGATCGTCATGCGGACCTATTTCGAGAAGCCCCGCACGACCGTCGGCTGGAAAGGGCTCATCAACGATCCCCACCTGGACGGCACCTGCGATATCGCAGCCGGTTTCGAATTGGCCCGCAAGGTGCTGCTGGAAATCAACGAGCACGGCATCCCCTGCGCTTGCGAGCTGCTGGACCCGGTGACCCCCCAGTACATCGCCGACCTGCTGAGCTGGGTCGCCATCGGCGCGCGCACGACCGAGAGCCAGATCCACCGCGAGATGGCCAGCGGCCTCTCCATGCCGGTGGGATTCAAGAACGGCACGGACGGAGGCCTGCAAGTGGCGGTCAACGCCATGACCACCGCCCGCCAGCCCCACAGCTTCGTCGGCATCAACGCGAACGGCGTCACCTCGATCATCAAGACCCTCGGCAACCCGGACCGGCACATCGTCCTGCGCGGCGGGGGCGGAAAAACCAACTACGGGCCGGAAGATGTGGTGCGCGCCGCGGCGCTGGTGGCCGGGGAACAGATCGCCCGCCCGATCATGGTGGATTGTTCGCACGACAACTCCAGCAAGGATCATCGGCGGCAAAGCGAGGTGGCCCGATCCGTCGCCCGGCAGTTCACCGGCGGACAACGGGCGATCATGGGCCTGATGCTGGAAAGCAACCTCCACCCCGGCAAGCAAACCTGGAAAGCGGGGGCCCAACTGGCCTACGGCGTGTCCATCACCGATGCCTGCCTGGGATGGGACGAAACCGAGTCCCTGCTCCTCGAACTCGCCGACGTGCAGGCGCGCAAAGCCGCGCCGGAACCCGTGTCCTCCTAG
- a CDS encoding transcriptional repressor: protein MIKNLIAGLRAEGRRLTRPRKAILDVLEKSKYPLSAADVHARLKREQVAVDLVTVYRTLAVLKKLGLIAQVELGEGQFRYETRHGREHHHHIRCRGCGRIADLMLCPLKKLTALVERETRFTVEEHSLEFFGWCPKCQ, encoded by the coding sequence ATGATCAAGAATCTGATTGCCGGGTTGCGTGCCGAGGGCCGACGGTTGACGCGTCCCCGCAAGGCCATTCTCGACGTCCTGGAGAAATCGAAATATCCCCTGAGTGCGGCCGATGTCCATGCGCGGCTCAAGCGGGAACAGGTGGCCGTGGATCTGGTCACCGTCTACCGGACCCTGGCCGTCTTGAAGAAGCTCGGCCTGATTGCGCAGGTGGAGCTGGGGGAGGGGCAGTTCCGCTATGAAACCCGCCACGGCCGGGAGCATCACCATCACATCCGTTGTCGCGGATGCGGCCGCATCGCCGACCTCATGCTCTGTCCGCTCAAGAAATTAACCGCACTGGTGGAGCGGGAAACCCGTTTCACAGTCGAGGAACATTCACTCGAGTTTTTCGGATGGTGTCCGAAGTGCCAGTAG
- a CDS encoding TatD family deoxyribonuclease gives MLIDTHAHLDDTRYDDDREAVITRARDAGVETFVTIGCDLATSKAAVDLAARYPFVYAAVGVHPHEVKHIEDGWYDEFRRLAGHEKVVAYGEIGLDYHYNHSPPKLQRERFREQVGLAKELRLPLVIHTREAQEDTIAILKEEKAGDVGGVFHCFSGDAWLAKDALDLGFYLSFSGVITFQNAAMLRDIVKTVPLDRILVETDCPYLTPVPYRGKRNEPAFVKLVVEKIAEVKGPAEVAGVEEIGRITSDNARRLFKIP, from the coding sequence ATGTTGATCGACACCCACGCCCATCTGGACGATACCCGCTACGACGACGATCGGGAAGCCGTTATCACGCGCGCGCGCGACGCCGGGGTCGAGACCTTCGTGACCATCGGATGCGACCTGGCGACCAGCAAGGCCGCCGTGGACCTGGCCGCCCGTTACCCCTTCGTCTACGCGGCCGTGGGCGTGCATCCTCACGAAGTGAAGCACATCGAAGACGGCTGGTACGACGAATTCCGTCGGCTGGCCGGCCATGAAAAGGTCGTCGCCTACGGCGAGATCGGGCTGGATTATCACTACAACCACTCCCCACCCAAGCTCCAGCGTGAACGCTTTCGCGAGCAAGTCGGCTTGGCCAAGGAGCTACGCCTCCCCCTGGTCATCCACACGCGCGAAGCCCAGGAGGACACGATTGCGATTCTCAAAGAAGAGAAAGCCGGTGACGTCGGCGGCGTCTTCCACTGCTTCTCCGGCGACGCCTGGCTGGCCAAGGATGCGCTGGACCTTGGGTTTTACCTGTCCTTCTCCGGCGTCATCACGTTCCAGAACGCAGCCATGTTGCGGGACATCGTGAAAACCGTCCCCCTCGACCGAATCCTGGTCGAGACGGATTGCCCCTACCTGACGCCGGTCCCCTATCGGGGCAAGCGGAACGAGCCGGCGTTCGTCAAACTGGTGGTGGAGAAAATTGCGGAAGTGAAAGGGCCGGCAGAGGTGGCCGGCGTGGAAGAAATAGGCCGGATCACGTCCGACAACGCCCGACGCCTGTTCAAAATCCCCTGA
- the truA gene encoding tRNA pseudouridine(38-40) synthase TruA: protein MPTFKLILEYDGTSYAGWQRQPDQPTVQAALEDAIQKITQTHIAVIGAGRTDAGVHALGQVVSFRSDKPLTPRDWRRALNAHLPADISVQAAESVSDDFHARYSAKAKQYEYRILNQPERPALDRNRAWHIYGPLNFDAMRQAAACLIGKQDFASFQGHPTDTTDTICDLQRLDLVQEGPLVRIQFLGDRFLKQMVRAIVGTLVEIGQGKRPPEGMKDILEAKDRRSAGYTAPPQGLYLVRVDY, encoded by the coding sequence GTGCCGACCTTCAAGCTGATTCTCGAATACGATGGAACAAGCTATGCCGGCTGGCAGCGGCAGCCGGACCAGCCGACCGTGCAAGCCGCCTTGGAAGATGCCATCCAGAAGATCACGCAGACACACATCGCCGTGATCGGCGCCGGCCGGACCGACGCAGGCGTCCATGCCCTCGGCCAGGTCGTGAGCTTCCGCTCGGACAAGCCTCTGACTCCTCGCGACTGGCGGCGCGCGCTCAACGCCCACCTCCCGGCCGACATCAGCGTCCAGGCAGCCGAATCGGTGTCAGACGACTTCCATGCCCGCTACTCGGCCAAGGCCAAGCAGTACGAGTACAGGATTCTGAACCAGCCAGAACGGCCAGCCCTGGACCGCAACCGTGCCTGGCACATCTATGGCCCGCTGAATTTCGACGCGATGCGCCAGGCAGCCGCCTGCTTAATCGGCAAACAGGACTTCGCCTCGTTTCAAGGGCACCCGACCGACACGACGGATACGATCTGCGACTTACAACGGTTGGATCTCGTCCAGGAAGGGCCTTTGGTACGGATACAATTTCTCGGCGATCGGTTTCTCAAACAGATGGTCCGCGCGATCGTGGGAACCTTGGTCGAGATCGGCCAAGGCAAGCGGCCACCCGAGGGCATGAAGGATATCCTGGAGGCAAAAGACCGCCGCTCCGCCGGCTACACAGCTCCCCCGCAGGGGTTGTATTTGGTGAGAGTGGATTACTGA
- a CDS encoding GIY-YIG nuclease family protein, with protein sequence MSTCVNDKAVLHLNDLLRKHGISPADVLVLRHRPQEPKLRKTLPWLVAEKPNLYNAYQQAQFPKVEKAFTRAKYIASFIGVDAGTALFAGLYAVKSWRPLGLKGFWKIAANKELHESFGMTGFGGDRPATLWFDLVLNAKFYSSWRGRLVIRWPGLERSWWRWADRNTFEIHAICESSAFEAVMPAWDELVVTWSELKVLPSKWKASLKEWRGIYYILDSSDGRGYVGAAYSTVNILGRWLNYGISGHGGNKELRKRDPNYFKFSILQRVSPDMPSDEVIRLEQTWKTRLHTREFGLNEN encoded by the coding sequence ATGAGCACTTGTGTGAATGATAAAGCCGTATTGCATCTGAATGATCTTCTGCGGAAACACGGGATATCGCCAGCGGATGTGCTGGTACTGCGTCATCGCCCGCAAGAACCGAAACTGCGTAAGACTCTTCCGTGGCTCGTGGCTGAGAAGCCCAATCTATACAACGCATACCAGCAAGCGCAGTTCCCGAAGGTGGAGAAGGCGTTTACGCGAGCCAAGTACATTGCCTCATTCATCGGCGTTGATGCAGGTACGGCGTTGTTTGCTGGGCTCTATGCGGTGAAGAGTTGGCGGCCGCTCGGCTTGAAAGGGTTTTGGAAGATTGCCGCGAACAAAGAACTCCATGAGTCTTTCGGTATGACCGGTTTTGGCGGTGATCGACCCGCGACCCTTTGGTTTGATCTAGTCCTCAATGCCAAGTTTTATTCCTCCTGGCGTGGTCGTTTGGTCATTCGTTGGCCGGGGCTTGAACGATCTTGGTGGCGATGGGCAGATCGCAATACATTTGAAATTCACGCGATCTGCGAATCAAGCGCTTTCGAGGCGGTTATGCCGGCATGGGACGAGCTGGTCGTAACGTGGTCAGAGTTGAAGGTACTACCTTCGAAGTGGAAGGCTTCGCTGAAGGAGTGGCGTGGTATCTACTACATTTTGGATTCCTCAGATGGCCGCGGATACGTTGGCGCAGCCTATAGCACCGTGAATATTCTGGGGCGATGGCTCAATTACGGTATATCCGGCCACGGCGGAAACAAAGAGCTACGAAAGCGCGACCCGAACTATTTCAAGTTCAGTATCCTTCAACGTGTTTCGCCTGATATGCCGTCCGACGAAGTCATTCGATTGGAACAGACTTGGAAAACCAGACTTCACACGCGGGAATTTGGCCTCAACGAGAATTAG
- a CDS encoding caspase family protein: MDFDFYQAVGKALQQELQTVFAQVTVVEEKSKAKDHDLLASVNVDVIASGGMSSTPLFETKLDLTLKDLRGGVVLAKESQTKRVPGNWLSSGQFHACNILQAFTFFLLSPITAPCMTDAVGDSILEAVEKEMPHMVRTVVADVQSDGRVAAYVKRESGGPDVASGSTSRPVPSSDVDMAPAGGPPRKRPAYAVVVGIEQYRQGLPKAEFADHDARIMRDYLVKSLGYPEENVAFLSNDRATRTDLEKYFEKWLGNRVDQGDSVFVYFSGHGAPNPKTGDAYLVPFDGDPAYIETTGYPLKRLYENLAKLPAKEVVVLLDSCFSGAGGRSVLAKGARPMVLSVENSLVAGGKTVVFAASSGEQVSSTYAQKSHGLLTYFFLKGLQGEADQNKDGVIELGELFAYVKPQVERVARREYNNDQTPQLIGSQDIINKGVKLIDRTKR; this comes from the coding sequence ATGGACTTCGATTTTTATCAGGCCGTCGGCAAGGCGCTGCAGCAGGAATTGCAAACGGTGTTCGCGCAGGTCACGGTGGTCGAGGAGAAATCGAAAGCGAAGGATCATGACCTGCTGGCATCGGTCAATGTTGATGTGATCGCGAGCGGCGGCATGTCGTCAACACCGCTCTTCGAAACCAAATTGGACCTCACGCTGAAAGACCTTCGCGGCGGAGTCGTCCTCGCCAAGGAATCGCAAACCAAGCGCGTGCCCGGCAATTGGCTGTCCAGTGGGCAGTTTCATGCGTGCAATATCCTGCAAGCGTTTACGTTCTTTCTATTGAGTCCGATCACGGCTCCCTGCATGACGGATGCGGTCGGGGATTCGATCCTGGAAGCGGTTGAGAAGGAAATGCCCCACATGGTTCGAACTGTGGTCGCCGATGTGCAGAGCGACGGGCGCGTGGCCGCCTATGTCAAACGAGAATCGGGTGGGCCGGACGTCGCCTCAGGATCGACCTCGCGGCCGGTTCCGTCCAGCGACGTGGATATGGCGCCGGCCGGCGGTCCGCCCAGGAAGCGGCCCGCCTACGCCGTGGTGGTCGGCATCGAGCAATATCGGCAGGGCCTCCCCAAGGCGGAGTTTGCCGACCATGACGCCAGGATTATGCGGGACTATCTGGTGAAGAGTCTGGGGTATCCGGAAGAAAACGTGGCGTTTCTGTCGAACGACCGTGCCACCCGGACCGACTTGGAAAAGTATTTCGAAAAATGGCTGGGGAATCGGGTCGACCAAGGCGACTCGGTCTTCGTCTATTTTTCTGGCCACGGGGCGCCGAATCCCAAGACCGGCGACGCTTATTTGGTGCCGTTCGACGGCGACCCGGCCTATATCGAAACCACGGGCTATCCGCTCAAGCGGCTGTATGAGAACCTGGCCAAGCTTCCCGCCAAAGAAGTGGTCGTTCTCTTGGACTCCTGCTTTTCGGGAGCAGGCGGACGATCCGTGCTGGCCAAGGGGGCCAGGCCGATGGTCCTGTCGGTCGAAAATTCCTTGGTCGCCGGGGGCAAAACCGTGGTCTTCGCCGCCAGCTCAGGAGAGCAAGTGTCCAGCACCTACGCTCAGAAGAGTCACGGGCTCCTGACCTACTTCTTTCTCAAGGGATTGCAAGGGGAGGCGGATCAAAATAAGGACGGAGTCATCGAGTTGGGCGAGCTGTTTGCCTATGTGAAGCCGCAAGTCGAGCGGGTGGCGCGGCGGGAATATAACAACGACCAGACGCCGCAGCTGATCGGCAGTCAGGACATCATCAACAAAGGGGTGAAGCTGATCGACCGAACCAAGCGATAG
- the cysE gene encoding serine O-acetyltransferase: MFQRIQQDLQAVFDRDPAATSKLEVVLTYAGFHALLAYRVSHWLNTHSVPFIPRAISQLARWLTGIEIHPAAKIGKSFFIDHGMGVVIGETAEIGDYVTLFQGVTLGGTGKEHGKRHPTLGNHVVVGAGAKILGGIKVGDNVKIGANSVVLKSVPPNSTVTGVPARIIKMEGERLPEATMDHINLPDPIADRFEALEREIIELRKKLENPR, translated from the coding sequence ATGTTTCAGCGGATTCAACAGGACTTACAGGCCGTCTTTGACCGTGACCCGGCGGCCACGAGCAAGCTGGAGGTCGTGCTGACCTATGCCGGGTTCCACGCCTTGTTGGCTTATCGGGTCTCGCATTGGCTCAACACGCACAGTGTGCCGTTCATCCCGCGCGCCATTTCGCAACTGGCCCGGTGGCTGACGGGAATCGAGATTCACCCGGCGGCCAAGATCGGCAAGAGTTTCTTTATCGACCACGGGATGGGGGTGGTGATCGGCGAAACGGCCGAGATCGGCGACTATGTGACGCTGTTTCAGGGCGTGACGCTCGGTGGGACCGGCAAAGAACATGGCAAGCGCCATCCCACGCTGGGGAATCATGTCGTCGTCGGGGCGGGGGCTAAAATCCTCGGCGGCATCAAGGTCGGAGACAACGTCAAGATCGGGGCCAACTCCGTCGTGCTCAAGTCCGTGCCGCCCAACTCCACGGTGACCGGCGTGCCGGCCAGGATCATCAAGATGGAAGGGGAGCGCCTGCCCGAAGCCACCATGGATCACATCAACCTGCCGGACCCCATCGCCGACCGCTTCGAAGCCCTCGAACGCGAAATCATCGAACTCCGCAAGAAACTCGAAAATCCACGATGA
- a CDS encoding four helix bundle protein, translating to MPKIERFEEIKAWQLARELVAAVYRASGQGRFSTDFGLRDQIRRAAVSVISDIAEGFERGSEKEFQRFLYMAKGSAGEVRSQLYVASDLGYLTVEEFADLKARAEEVSRALSGFITYLGAEM from the coding sequence TTGCCGAAGATTGAACGATTTGAGGAGATCAAAGCCTGGCAATTAGCAAGAGAGCTTGTCGCAGCTGTATATCGAGCGAGCGGTCAGGGTAGGTTTTCGACGGACTTTGGCCTTCGCGACCAAATCAGAAGAGCGGCTGTTTCCGTGATATCCGACATTGCGGAAGGGTTCGAGAGGGGATCGGAAAAAGAATTTCAGAGATTTCTCTATATGGCCAAAGGTTCCGCAGGAGAGGTCCGCAGCCAACTATATGTGGCATCGGATTTGGGGTATCTTACCGTCGAGGAGTTTGCCGACCTAAAAGCCAGGGCCGAAGAGGTCTCAAGAGCACTCTCCGGCTTCATAACCTATTTGGGCGCTGAAATGTAG
- a CDS encoding 2-C-methyl-D-erythritol 2,4-cyclodiphosphate synthase yields the protein MRVGLGYDIHPLGKGRKLILGGIEIPHTQGLVGHSDADALVHAVCDAMLGAMGEGDLGKHYPSSDPRYKNISSLILLEEVNGLLAKKGYCLVNVDTVIIAQAPRLGPHLETMAVRLAEVLKIERAAVNVKVKSGEGLDAVGREEAIAAQAICLIETVGKS from the coding sequence ATGCGAGTTGGGCTGGGATATGATATCCATCCGTTGGGCAAGGGGCGGAAGCTGATTCTGGGGGGCATCGAGATCCCTCATACGCAGGGCCTGGTCGGCCATTCGGATGCTGATGCGCTGGTCCATGCGGTCTGCGATGCGATGCTGGGCGCCATGGGGGAAGGAGATCTGGGGAAACATTATCCCAGCTCCGATCCGCGCTACAAGAACATCTCCAGCCTGATCCTGCTGGAGGAAGTGAACGGGTTGCTGGCCAAGAAGGGCTATTGCCTGGTGAACGTGGATACGGTGATCATCGCCCAGGCGCCCAGGCTCGGCCCGCATCTGGAAACGATGGCGGTCCGGCTGGCGGAAGTGCTGAAGATCGAGCGGGCCGCCGTGAACGTGAAGGTCAAGAGCGGCGAAGGGCTGGATGCGGTCGGGCGGGAAGAAGCGATCGCCGCCCAGGCAATTTGTCTCATCGAAACAGTTGGAAAGTCGTAA
- the ispD gene encoding 2-C-methyl-D-erythritol 4-phosphate cytidylyltransferase: MGASTPKQFLALGGLPLLVHTLRALEAAEEIVEIILAVPEADREFCLREIVTPHRLTKVRKIVAGGAQRQDSVHHGLQAVSDGVEFVLVHDAVRPFVTREMIRLVIEAAAKHGAALVAIPMKDTVKQVGPDGLVSGTVDRGRLWLAQTPQAFRRAIFEEAHRKAALEGVQGTDDTQLVERLGYPVAIVEGSGENIKITRPEDFAIGEAILAARQKVAKSQSP, translated from the coding sequence ATGGGGGCTTCGACCCCCAAGCAGTTTCTGGCACTCGGGGGTCTTCCCCTGTTGGTCCATACGCTCCGGGCGCTGGAGGCGGCGGAGGAGATCGTCGAGATCATCCTGGCCGTGCCCGAGGCGGACCGCGAGTTCTGCTTGCGGGAGATCGTCACCCCCCACCGTCTCACCAAAGTCAGGAAAATCGTGGCCGGCGGCGCGCAGCGCCAGGATTCCGTGCATCACGGGCTCCAGGCCGTGAGCGACGGGGTCGAGTTCGTGCTGGTGCACGATGCCGTGCGGCCGTTTGTCACCCGCGAGATGATCCGGCTGGTGATCGAAGCGGCGGCCAAACATGGGGCGGCATTGGTGGCGATCCCCATGAAGGACACGGTCAAGCAAGTCGGCCCGGACGGCCTGGTGAGCGGCACGGTGGACCGGGGCCGGCTCTGGCTGGCCCAGACCCCGCAGGCGTTCCGACGGGCGATTTTTGAGGAGGCGCACCGCAAGGCGGCGCTCGAGGGGGTGCAGGGGACCGACGACACGCAGTTGGTGGAGCGGCTCGGATATCCGGTGGCGATCGTGGAGGGGAGCGGAGAGAATATCAAGATTACCAGGCCGGAAGACTTCGCCATCGGCGAGGCGATCCTGGCGGCGCGACAAAAGGTCGCAAAGTCACAAAGTCCATAA